The Hemiscyllium ocellatum isolate sHemOce1 chromosome 1, sHemOce1.pat.X.cur, whole genome shotgun sequence DNA window cttgtttgagAGGGAGATaatcacaggagactcctgcactccTTGCCTATCTCTCCTGGTTGTCACCCATCTACGTGACTGTACCTGcagagtgactacctccctgaaACTGCTATCTATCGCACTCTTTGCCTTCTCTGTGCTCCTGATTGCTTCCAACTGCTGCACCAACCGATCCATGGTGTCtaagaggagctgcagataaataCACTTCCTTCAGATGTATTCGCCATGGACAGTCGACTGCTCCCTGATCTTCCACATCTGACTGGAGGAGCATACCACTCTATTGACTGCCATCTCTGCCTCTTTAACAACTAGCAGACTTAGGGCAAAAATGAGTCTCATCCTCACCTTGTTGTTGCTTGTCCTCTTCAACAAGGTCTGGTATTCGATCTAACCTGCAGCACCTTGACCACAAAGCAGCCCCTTGTAAAAATGGCTGGAGAAAGACACAACAATACCTCCTTCCAGCACTTGTCTGAACTCCCACACTTAGCTCAACTTCAAGTGTTTGCACACTCTTGCTGCACGCTCCGACATTTCTATTGAGGCACACCCATAAAAAATAGTCACTTTGTCAGTCTGATTGACGTCAATAGACTTTATACCAAAATGTATCAGTTTGGCTTTAGCGGTGGGAAGAAAATGGTGGTCCAAAACAAGATTATTTTgtgtcaatgttgaggtcatGATCTAAGCATTTTAAAACATAATATCTAATTATGAAACCTTTGAGagattttaaataatattcagtaatTGATACTTGTGGTGCTAGAatactaaatcaatattttactTTTCAAATATAGTATTCTGCCTACATTGTAGATGAGCGATTTCCAACTGTACCTGTCCTAAAATGGGCTCACATGCTGAAGTCACCACCGATGTTTGCACAAGTTGCATGTGGGGCAGCCAAAAAAAGAGCAAACAAGATTGTCCTGGGGACTCAGCGTACCCAGGAAGTCTTACTTCTGCAGTATTCAGGTGATTAGTAAATTCTGACTTTTATTATTAGTGAGATTTTGTTTGTCTGCTCTGTAACAACAAGATGATAATGATTCAAAGAAAAATAGCGTACTTTGGTGGATTTTAGGATGTTCAAGGTGGGCTGATGGGGAGAAAGGAAAATATTAAAGGGGTTCCCAGAGATCTATAGCTAATCAAAGATATTTAACGGCAGCTACAAACAATTTTCTGCGAGATAACAATGTTTGGTAGCTTACCTGGGATTTGTGGAACATTTTAAATTCTGTTATAAATTCTGCAAATGAATTGGATATGAACtcgaggtatagttagtaagtttgcagatgacgtcagagttggaggtgtagtggacagcaaagagggttacctcagattaaaacgggatcttgatcagatagccaaataggctgagaactggcagatggagtttaattcaaataaatgtgaggtgctgcattttaggaaagcaaatcttagcagggcttatacacttaatggtcaggtcctatgtagtattgctgaacaaagagaccttggagtgcaggttcatagctccttgaaagtagagttgcaggtggataggatagtgaagaaggcgtttggtatactttcctttattggtcagagtattgagtacagaagttgggaggtcatgttgcggctgtacaggacattgattaggccactgttggaatattgcatgcaattgtggtctccttcctatcggaatgaagttgtgaaacttgaaaggattcagaaaagattcacaaggatgttgccagggttggaggatctcagctatagggagaggctaaacaggctgtggctgttttccatggagcatcaaaggatgaggggtgaccttatagagatttataaaatcatgaggggcatggataggataaatttacaaagtcttttccttgggctaggggagtccagaactagagggcataagtttagggtgagaggggaaagatataaaagggacctaagggccaactttttcacacagaggatgggtacgtgtatggaatgagctgccagaggaagtggtggaagctggtacaattgcaacatttaaaggcatctggatgggtatatgaataggaagggtttggagggatatgggccaagtgctggcaggtgggactagattaagttgggaaatctggttggcgtggacgaattggattgaagggtctgtttccgtgctgtacatctctatgactctgactaagTGTGTTAAACTAGTGCCCTTTGTTGGAGAAGTTGTGTTAAACTGATTTTAGGAATAGTATTAAGGGAGAAGAGGGATTGAGAGTTGGTGAAATGATGGAGCAGAATATGTCATCATAAGTGTAGAAGCTGATCCAGGGTTACCAAGGTGCTGTGGATAATGTGGTTAATCAAGAGTGGGGGTCTAAAGATTGGTGGCCCCTAAAAGTACAGTAAAGGGTCAGAAGAGAAGTCATTGCTGGTGATGCTTTGGCTCAATAGCCTCTGATTTGCAGTTAACAGTAAAGCAAAGACACTCACTGCTGACCTCTCAGAAAAAGGTCAGATCCAGAAATTTCTGTGGAGAGAACTTTAACTTAGCTATACTGCGTTTCAATGGGGATTACGGGTGTCTCACTCCAGTAATGTCATCAAACCCTCAAAGCACTAATCAGATTAAAGTATCTTCAGCCTACCaggaaacaaaaaggaaacaaaactgaaatcattTTAATTTAACAATTTCATTGAGTAAATTAAAGATTGGAACATAGACTTGGATTAAACGGGCAGTTTAAATATAATGAACAGACTTCtttaaaaaagtttttaaaaattatttaaaagTCTAAGTCACTGGAGATATTTAACACAGTTTccacaaaaataaaattaagattgGTTTTACAGTAAGGCTGAATTTGTTGCTGCTGTAACTACAGAGGTTGCACTCTGACTTCAGTGCTTCTGACAtcattgccaacattttcataGGTAGCTGCTGGCATTAAAAGATAAGACCATCCACGATCGAGCAATTCAAAGATATTTTGACAAGTGTAGCaccaataaaatatatttttcaaatgtTTCTCCGATATGCAGAGTCATAAATGTTGTGTTGTGGCATCTGGCAAACTTCAACAGTACTTAAAGATTGCAGTTTTCAGATGGTGttgaatcacaaaacaccagataAAAATCCTGGGGTCACAATTTAATCTCTGTCCCACTTGTACCCATTGGCTGTCTAACCCACTACATTATCACTGGTTATCTAACACCAAACCCTTCACTGTCTCCCTACTCTCCTGAGAACTGAGATAAGTGAGCTGGATGGCTAACGTGGCCAGTAAGGTAGTGAGCCAGATGAGCAATAGGGTGGCAAGCATTCAatgggtgtacaggacattgattaggccactgttggaatattgcatgcaattgtggtctccttcctatcggaatgatgttgtgaaacttgaaacttgACAAAAATGTCTTCTTCAGCACCAACCTCCTATTATTGTGAGAGCAGAAAGTGCAGTGATTAGTACTGAAATCACAATAAAACCCACACATCTCATTGACGATTTGTTGCTGTAAACTGTACAAGTTTCAGGCCAATTAAGTGGTTATGCAGGGATGTAATTATTATACAAATATTCAATTTCCTCAAAACATTTACAAATTCATTAGGTGGATCTCAGCTTCCTTGCAAGTCACTTGGCCCACCACTGAAGCTTTCTAGTATTTATGATATGATGCAGCATTTACCGGTCAAGTTACCTCGGCAACATGAAGCAGTTGTTGAGAGGCTTCACTCCCCTGGAGCAGGTGAGATGTGCATTTTTCAAAAGGTTGTATTAAAATAGTCCAATAACCAGCGAAGTTGTTTGTAAATTTGTTTGCCATTTCACAATGACTGATTCATATATGGGAAATATAATTTTTATGAAATCTTACAAGATCTTCGCTTTATAATCATTAAGGTAGCATGAAGGTATGTTGCAGTTTTTATATACCCGTAGATTTGAACAAGATGAGGAATAGATGCAATTTAAATTTACAACTTGGTGTTTGAAGTCCTGAATGAATTTGATAGGAAGAAAAACCCCTGTTCTTATTTTACAGGACTCGCAACACTTTACCATTGTTGTGGCAAAAAGTCCCTGTCAGTGATTCAGCTCTCTGCAGTGGGAGACCTGTTTTACCAGATGCTAATTCGTAAGAATTCATCAACAAGTAGAAAAACCTCTAGAGTGAGGGTTGGATGTGATCATGAACCAAATAACTCAATTTTGACTGAAAGGGTACAATCATCAAATCATTCTACAGACGGTAGGGATGAAAGAGCAGAAGATTTGGCACAAGGTGAAACTGAAAGACCAGAAGGAAGTTCTTcgcgaagtggaggagatgaacAAAGTTTCCAATGTACTAATAAACCTTTAAAACCCAGTTGTACTGCTCTTGCTACATGTTCAAGATGGGTAAACTCATTTTTAAAGAAGCAAAAAAACTTTCAAAGTGCCTCCAATATGCTCCACAAACGTACTGGTATCAGTTCAAAACGTTTGTTTTCATGTAAAACATTTAAGAAGGGTGAAGAATCAACTGACACATGCAGGGAACTGTGGGATAAAATGAGTGCAGTTATGGAGAAGCAACAAGTCCTTTGTCACAGTACATTTCCAATACTGGATCCTGTTAGTGTCCCAGATGTTGTGGATGCCTCAAATTGGAGAGATGAACTAAGTGAAAGGCTAACAGCTGCGTGGGAAGGAAAGTGGAGTCAGTGGTGGGAAGAAAAGCTAGGTATGTACCGGGACAGGAAGATTCAAGCACTACGTGCGAAAAGACGACGTGAAAAATTAGCCCAGACAAGGCAACGGAAAGCGCTCTCGGGCAGTTTCACTTCCTCAGTGTCTGGCTTGTCTGACTTCAGTGATTTTTCAAGTTGGAGTACTTTCTCTGGAATAAATTCAGAGCACAGTGATTATTTGTCTGGTACAGAAAGTAATGTTACATCCAATAAATCAGCTGAGACAAATCAATCAATTAGGGCAGTTGCTGAAGAGTCTCGTAGAGAAATGGAGGCTGAGTCCAGTGCGGCTGTAGTGGAACAAAGCCAGGCACCAGTACCAATTTTTTCACAAGAAATGCAGTTAGTCAGTATTCCCAATGAACGGAAAAGGATTCTTCAAAATTACTTAGCTGCCCTGGAAGACCATTCATTCCAACCTCCTCAAGAGGGTGATGAACCAAGTATGCCATTATCATTAACTTcatccattcagatgtcttttcctGAACCATCACAAGTTGCATCTTCTTATGAAGTACCCTGGCGACCATCCTCTCAGAGTCAACTTGGATCATCTCAGCCGAAGAAGAAAAGAGCCAAGATGGGATTTTAAGAATTTAAAACCAAAACTATTGAGTCTTCATTTGGGAGAGAATTACCTTGCACATATCCCATTTAAATGTAAACTTTGGCTACCTGGACAGTACTTGTATTTGCAGGATGATTGTTAGTTCCTGTTTGGAAATTTTCAGTCCAAAATTGTTTTCACCTGAatgatttgttttattatttgttaaatttatacttaaaaaaaaacatagataaataaatatttaaaataatgtttCTTCAGGTTTTTGTTAGCCAAATATTGGAATACGCCTGTTCACAAACTGGTCAATTTATAATGAGGCATGTGATTAGCAGAGTAGACTTTTTCCTCCAAGCTCCAGTATGAAATGTCTTCCATTAGTTAGCTGCTTCATATCTAAACCATTTCAGTGCACAGATGCTAACATTGTAACAAGTGAAGCTTCTTCATGTCGACCCGTCAATGAGAAGTCTCAGTTATATTCTGTCTTCCTAGTTTTTAGTTCTTTAACGCTGAACATGTAAGGAGTGTATACCTCCTAATTTTTATTTTCATCCGTAGAGATCTCCAAGGCCTGTGAATAGCAGTAACTTCTGAAACTGAAGTCAGTGCCACAATTGAGATGCTGATCTCTGTGTGCGGAATGTTGGAGTAGCTGTATACacgcacacgcgcgcgcacacaccctCATGCTAACACAACTAACCAGGGAACACCATTGAAAACGTTCACTGATACAGAGTGAAACTTAAAGGGCGTTGTTGTCACATGCTCAAGGAATTCTACAGTATAGACATAGCAAACTGGGATGCATATGAATGACAGTCATGAGCAAAGGGTCAGGAAGGATAGGAGCTGCGTATTAAGGAGTGGTGAACACAATGGGGGATATTGTGTACTCTGGTGAGGCAAATGAGCAGGTAAACTAAGCAAGGAGTGGTAAAAGCCTAAGGCATAAGGATCTTTGTGGGAGTGGGGACAGTAGGACGGAGGTGGAAAATTGAGGGTGATAGTGAAAGGGCTGATAGTCACAAGAAGGGACACCAGAGGAAAGAAGACTATTTCCAGTTCTAGGAGAAAAGAAATAGAGGACAAGGAGTTCATGACTTGAAGGAAACATTTGCCATCACTCTTTTTCTCCAATTCAGTTTTCAAAATACATtttctccaaaaatgtgcagtctAAATGGGAGCGACCCCCAGATTTGTTTGCATTTCTTCCTACACAGTACAAATACCAAACTGAgggaagcaaaacagaaattgggGGAAAAAACTTGTGTAGGCACTCTTAACATCTTTGCATTAATGGAAGCAATTGCTACGGAATTAAATCAAAGAATCTttatttagggcggcacggtggttagcactgctgccgcgcAGCGCccgggacctgagttcgattccagccttgagcgactgtgtggagtttgcacattctcaccatgtctgcgtgggtttcctcccacagtccaaagatgtgctggttagatgaattagccgtgctaaattgcccattgtgtttatggatgtgtaggttaggtgcattggcttgggtaaatataggataatagagtaggggaacgggtctgggtgggttattcttcagaggatcagtgtggacttgttgggtcaaagggtctctttccacactagggattctgaTTCTAATCTCTTAGAACTCCAAACACTAATGTCCCAACAATGTCCCTT harbors:
- the taf1c gene encoding TATA box-binding protein-associated factor, RNA polymerase I, subunit C codes for the protein MESAFPYSLYPSFYNPGPSVRNPREPGGWGQYEHAQPFCAESGDQQETELKWSALKSLKQENWEPLEPIALPLLPAKTVCKFRPASLEDLTYTGRLMTTGERNEMTMGALNFTEQMANFFLDHRNDAFSSMGKLLEENFYFGEYPLRGKARQTAISVNHLRAFTEQVKQKECPLSCRSMQARLLNMLLRECIFDIPPSLLAENIHEEMKIQRNKLLFDQSATGGALVYCPFSKEACLEEGCLIYPGSESMSILNFRKIKLGLDEYKMPKLNVKFKPVKFKLNGRIHQIDSSAVEEEVFIGVRSDYHCGAWKLSQDVNPSILQVVQVDNIATCINVSPHVPGELVIASECGTAYLWTLDKGLQKIRKEVDNLYFNAQLPWRWCDFTAHPRVYTYADRTGLDLTDVRAGKTCDQTLFKIGATANCQKGERVILPKHLQDVNPYHYLVTTQYSAYIVDERFPTVPVLKWAHMLKSPPMFAQVACGAAKKRANKIVLGTQRTQEVLLLQYSGGSQLPCKSLGPPLKLSSIYDMMQHLPVKLPRQHEAVVERLHSPGAGLATLYHCCGKKSLSVIQLSAVGDLFYQMLIRKNSSTSRKTSRVRVGCDHEPNNSILTERVQSSNHSTDGRDERAEDLAQGETERPEGSSSRSGGDEQSFQCTNKPLKPSCTALATCSRWVNSFLKKQKNFQSASNMLHKRTGISSKRLFSCKTFKKGEESTDTCRELWDKMSAVMEKQQVLCHSTFPILDPVSVPDVVDASNWRDELSERLTAAWEGKWSQWWEEKLGMYRDRKIQALRAKRRREKLAQTRQRKALSGSFTSSVSGLSDFSDFSSWSTFSGINSEHSDYLSGTESNVTSNKSAETNQSIRAVAEESRREMEAESSAAVVEQSQAPVPIFSQEMQLVSIPNERKRILQNYLAALEDHSFQPPQEGDEPSMPLSLTSSIQMSFPEPSQVASSYEVPWRPSSQSQLGSSQPKKKRAKMGF